In Streptomyces violaceusniger Tu 4113, one DNA window encodes the following:
- a CDS encoding FG-GAP repeat domain-containing protein, translated as MASPTTSLRPVPAALCAAALALLTACGGGGGDDAKKGGDGAGKSTAAPVVTPTATVPVARGKGSALPDDLNGDGRPELRIPLASGQELGSLRHIAYVYGAAKGVDPAVRTVLGRADLGLPTGAGWQERNAGETHSATTADLDGDGFADVVATATKERDPAGSERTHISSQTLPFIAWGGPEGPRRGAPATLVRLTDADDGLEIPRPLAAGDFNGDGHHDLAAVRQSGKDFHVMYGPFRRDGKAARTETYANPLGPSGQIAELYADAIDGDRPTDLVVHAQGDDDQMESALLTAGPDGLATTGRTLRKGNAIAFGDFDGDGKRDVAVADTGSRNDEPGYETEPADVNQSVSVYTKHTAGSTPSPIKIPALGGDVLAAADTDGDGTDELAVSLRTGGTELLTIRPDAPGEIAHRRTLDRTVPARVDGRKVPKKQRAVRLFGAGDFDHDGKDEVVLAWGPDPLFALYGEKPQRFWVTDGTRDKVVFTSAPYEKGAS; from the coding sequence ATGGCATCCCCCACCACCAGTCTCCGCCCCGTCCCCGCCGCCCTCTGCGCCGCCGCGCTGGCGCTGCTCACCGCGTGCGGCGGTGGCGGTGGAGACGATGCGAAGAAGGGCGGCGACGGGGCCGGGAAGAGCACGGCCGCACCCGTCGTCACCCCCACCGCGACCGTTCCCGTCGCCCGGGGCAAGGGCAGCGCGCTGCCGGACGACCTCAACGGCGACGGCCGCCCCGAGCTCAGAATTCCCCTCGCCTCCGGGCAGGAACTCGGCAGCCTGCGCCACATCGCCTACGTGTACGGCGCGGCGAAGGGCGTCGACCCCGCCGTCCGCACCGTGCTCGGCCGTGCGGACCTCGGCCTGCCCACCGGCGCCGGGTGGCAGGAGCGCAACGCGGGCGAGACGCACTCCGCGACCACCGCCGACCTCGACGGCGACGGCTTCGCCGATGTGGTCGCCACCGCCACCAAGGAGCGCGATCCGGCCGGCAGTGAGCGCACCCACATCTCCAGCCAGACGCTCCCCTTCATCGCCTGGGGTGGCCCCGAGGGGCCGCGCCGGGGAGCCCCCGCCACTTTGGTGCGGCTGACCGACGCCGACGACGGCCTGGAGATCCCCCGGCCCCTGGCGGCGGGCGACTTCAACGGGGACGGACACCACGATCTGGCCGCCGTGCGCCAGAGCGGCAAGGACTTCCATGTGATGTACGGCCCGTTCCGCCGCGACGGCAAGGCCGCCCGCACCGAGACGTACGCCAATCCGCTCGGGCCCAGCGGCCAGATCGCGGAGCTGTACGCCGACGCCATCGACGGCGACCGGCCCACCGACCTGGTGGTGCATGCGCAGGGCGACGACGACCAGATGGAGTCCGCGCTTCTCACGGCGGGCCCGGACGGCCTCGCCACCACCGGCCGCACCCTCCGCAAGGGCAACGCCATCGCCTTCGGCGACTTCGACGGCGACGGGAAGCGGGATGTCGCGGTCGCCGACACCGGCAGCCGCAACGACGAACCGGGCTATGAGACCGAACCCGCTGACGTCAACCAGTCGGTGAGTGTGTACACCAAGCACACGGCCGGATCGACCCCTTCGCCGATCAAAATCCCCGCCCTGGGCGGCGATGTCCTCGCCGCGGCCGACACCGACGGAGACGGCACCGACGAGCTGGCCGTCTCGCTGCGCACCGGCGGCACCGAACTGCTGACGATCCGCCCGGACGCCCCCGGCGAGATCGCCCACCGGCGCACCCTCGACCGCACCGTCCCGGCCCGCGTGGACGGCCGCAAGGTGCCGAAGAAGCAGCGCGCCGTCAGGCTCTTCGGCGCCGGGGACTTCGACCACGACGGCAAGGACGAGGTCGTGCTGGCCTGGGGACCGGACCCGCTCTTCGCGCTCTACGGGGAGAAGCCGCAACGGTTCTGGGTGACCGACGGCACCCGCGACAAGGTGGTGTTCACCAGCGCGCCGTACGAGAAGGGCGCCTCCTGA
- a CDS encoding serine/threonine-protein kinase encodes MGTTGGTSGGDRHEHGSERGSPHGTMLGGRYELRGRLGAGGMSLVWDAYDVALGRPVVVKELRPGGDPDPEAYRRWRERLRREIRVLAATVHPHLAAIYDLGERDGRVWIVMERLDPRSLADRMREWDGRPHVPEIARIGLEVLRGLRALYAAGVAHRDVKPRNILFRPDGPAVLVDHLGLTFVDEDTVVGTPPYMAPERFTPSPYQATGEAMLRADLWSLGVTLYEAVEGVVPFQGESVGELMSAVLNDPPPPMRYAGPLRPLIEGLLVKDPERRLTAERAEALLRTVARGEAMSAPRIEAAALPAAAGAAEATWSAPPRARTVGAGALAPIVIVLGILLAVSGAVALPSLRPGHLDDVPGWVGFVCLGLLWLALAARGFAWARQQDRQARWLDALRPDAGEAGAHRPTAPWQALREGYLASLAIPQSPARRARRPVEREMERDMADFLTALGPPPPRSAAADPPSRPDRPGEAP; translated from the coding sequence ATGGGGACGACCGGGGGAACATCCGGCGGCGATCGGCACGAGCACGGCTCCGAGCGGGGATCGCCCCACGGGACCATGCTCGGCGGCCGGTACGAGTTACGCGGGCGCCTGGGCGCAGGCGGTATGAGCCTGGTCTGGGACGCCTACGACGTGGCGCTCGGTCGCCCCGTCGTCGTCAAGGAGCTGCGTCCGGGCGGCGATCCGGACCCGGAGGCGTACCGGCGGTGGCGCGAACGGCTGCGCCGTGAGATCCGCGTCCTCGCCGCGACCGTGCATCCGCATCTGGCCGCCATCTATGACCTGGGAGAGAGAGACGGCCGGGTCTGGATCGTCATGGAGCGCCTCGATCCGCGTTCGCTGGCGGACCGGATGCGTGAGTGGGACGGCCGGCCGCACGTGCCCGAGATCGCCCGGATCGGCCTGGAGGTGCTGCGCGGGTTACGGGCCCTGTACGCGGCGGGGGTCGCCCATCGGGACGTCAAACCGCGCAATATTCTCTTCCGCCCGGACGGCCCCGCGGTACTGGTGGACCATCTCGGCCTGACCTTCGTGGACGAGGACACGGTGGTCGGAACGCCCCCTTACATGGCGCCGGAGCGCTTCACGCCCTCGCCGTATCAGGCGACCGGGGAAGCGATGCTCAGGGCCGATCTGTGGTCACTGGGCGTGACCCTGTACGAGGCCGTCGAGGGCGTCGTGCCGTTCCAGGGGGAGAGCGTGGGCGAGCTGATGAGCGCGGTGCTCAACGACCCGCCGCCGCCCATGAGATACGCGGGTCCGCTGCGGCCGCTGATCGAGGGTCTGCTGGTCAAGGACCCGGAACGGCGGCTGACGGCCGAGCGGGCCGAGGCGCTGCTGCGCACCGTGGCCCGGGGAGAGGCCATGTCCGCCCCGAGGATCGAGGCAGCGGCCCTACCCGCCGCCGCGGGGGCCGCGGAAGCCACGTGGTCGGCTCCTCCCCGTGCGAGAACTGTGGGCGCCGGAGCGCTCGCCCCGATCGTCATCGTGCTGGGGATCCTCCTCGCCGTGTCGGGGGCGGTGGCCCTGCCCTCGCTGCGCCCCGGCCACCTGGACGACGTTCCCGGATGGGTGGGGTTCGTGTGTCTCGGCCTGCTGTGGCTGGCGCTCGCGGCGCGCGGCTTCGCGTGGGCCAGACAGCAGGACCGGCAGGCCCGGTGGCTCGACGCCCTGCGCCCGGATGCCGGGGAGGCGGGCGCCCACCGGCCCACCGCGCCCTGGCAGGCGCTGCGCGAGGGATATCTGGCGTCCCTGGCGATCCCTCAGTCCCCCGCGCGGCGGGCGCGACGTCCGGTGGAGCGAGAGATGGAGCGGGACATGGCCGACTTCCTCACCGCGCTCGGTCCGCCTCCGCCACGGTCCGCGGCCGCGGATCCCCCGTCCCGTCCGGACCGTCCGGGGGAGGCGCCGTGA
- a CDS encoding histidine phosphatase family protein, whose amino-acid sequence MVRITLVAPAVNAALRQVRFDDAPPDPAGVRRAEAAAAALPHHDTAFTAPSARCRGTAQALGLAAAVAPELGDLDVGRWRGRSLDEVGQEAPEEVAAWLSDPAVAPHGGESLLELVERIGAWLEAHRESPPPAAPPASAREGRLLAVVEPTVVRAALVHALGLPAPAFWRLDVAPLTATELSGRAGRWNLRCGYPLAGSVP is encoded by the coding sequence GTGGTGCGGATCACGTTGGTCGCGCCCGCCGTCAACGCGGCGCTGCGGCAGGTGCGGTTCGACGACGCGCCGCCGGACCCGGCCGGGGTGCGCCGGGCCGAGGCGGCGGCCGCGGCGCTGCCCCACCACGACACGGCGTTCACCGCGCCCTCCGCGCGCTGCCGCGGTACCGCCCAGGCCCTGGGGCTCGCCGCCGCCGTGGCGCCTGAGCTGGGCGATCTCGACGTGGGCCGCTGGCGGGGCCGTTCGCTGGACGAGGTGGGGCAGGAGGCGCCGGAGGAGGTCGCCGCGTGGCTGTCCGATCCCGCCGTGGCGCCGCACGGCGGTGAGTCGCTGCTGGAGCTGGTGGAGCGGATCGGGGCCTGGCTGGAGGCGCACCGGGAGAGCCCGCCACCGGCCGCACCGCCCGCCTCCGCCCGCGAGGGGCGGCTGCTCGCCGTCGTGGAACCGACCGTGGTCCGGGCCGCGCTCGTCCACGCCCTCGGCCTTCCCGCGCCCGCGTTCTGGCGGCTGGATGTCGCCCCGCTGACCGCGACGGAGCTCAGCGGCCGTGCGGGCCGGTGGAATCTGCGCTGCGGATACCCGCTGGCGGGGAGCGTGCCGTAA